One Mycolicibacterium parafortuitum DNA segment encodes these proteins:
- a CDS encoding class I SAM-dependent methyltransferase: protein MDTTDAALPADAAALFEYADKVIGFMPADEGRALYDTAVRYLGDGVGVEIGTYCGKSTVMLGAAAQQTGGLIYTVDHHHGSEEHQVGWEYHDASMVDPVTGLFDTLPTLRHTLDGAGLDEHIVAVVGRSPVVARGWRTPLRFLFIDGGHTEEAANRDFDGWAPWVEVGGALVIHDVFPDPADGGRAPFLIYQRALGTGDFSEVRATGSMRVLERVSGTPGTLTDAG from the coding sequence ATGGACACCACCGACGCCGCGTTGCCGGCGGACGCCGCCGCCCTGTTCGAGTACGCCGACAAGGTCATCGGCTTCATGCCGGCCGACGAGGGTCGCGCCCTCTACGACACCGCCGTGCGCTATCTCGGCGACGGTGTGGGCGTCGAGATCGGCACGTACTGCGGCAAGTCGACGGTGATGCTCGGTGCGGCCGCGCAGCAGACCGGCGGTCTGATCTACACCGTCGACCACCATCACGGCTCCGAGGAGCACCAGGTCGGCTGGGAGTACCACGACGCGTCGATGGTCGATCCCGTCACCGGCTTGTTCGACACCCTGCCGACGCTGCGCCACACCCTCGACGGCGCCGGGCTCGACGAGCACATCGTCGCGGTCGTCGGGCGTTCGCCGGTGGTGGCCCGCGGATGGCGAACTCCGTTGCGGTTCCTGTTCATCGACGGCGGCCACACCGAGGAGGCAGCCAACCGCGACTTCGACGGCTGGGCCCCGTGGGTCGAGGTCGGCGGTGCCCTGGTCATCCACGACGTGTTCCCGGATCCCGCCGACGGCGGCCGCGCACCGTTCCTGATCTACCAGCGCGCGCTGGGCACCGGGGATTTCAGCGAGGTCCGCGCGACCGGCTCGATGCGCGTGCTCGAGCGGGTGTCGGGCACGCCGGGGACGCTGACGGACGCGGGTTAG